In a genomic window of Flavobacteriales bacterium:
- a CDS encoding DNA-binding protein yields the protein MLDRYEASAFTGFKPGTLAVWDSTKAYDLEPIKFGNAVRYRLSSLNRFADERIRPSRR from the coding sequence CTGCTCGATCGCTACGAGGCGTCGGCCTTCACGGGCTTCAAGCCTGGCACATTGGCCGTGTGGGACAGTACCAAAGCGTACGACCTGGAACCGATCAAGTTCGGCAACGCGGTGCGCTATCGCTTGTCCAGCCTCAACCGCTTCGCCGACGAGCGCATCCGGCCATCACGTCGGTAA
- a CDS encoding efflux RND transporter periplasmic adaptor subunit, with protein MKTQQINSAFARILSRLGGIPQFLLLLLLTVAIASCGGAASGEEEGHGGHDEHGEEGGSKSSVTIEPVQFANIEGKLGTVELKDLNTALKATGFLKVPPQNMADITAAMGGTVREVLVQEGDAVRKGQPLVTIADPAIIDLQRDYIEAKARLTYSTADLARQQELADANVAARKTLQQATAENASLKATVTANAQLLRMINIDPYRLDADGLRSSASIVSPIDGTVAHIGVNVGTKVTGDAALMRVVNNGKLHVDVFLYEQDIAKVKVGQNIDLTLTNLPGRTYTAKVFAIGSAFESETKTIPVHAEITGERQGLIDGMGVTARIDVGNAKVTAVLTDAIVNYMGVDYVFIRTDGEEAHVHAEEAEHKHAEGDAHDHAAENKESHASGEEHAHDHDAEPAPKEEEEQKHAEGEAHDHAAENKESHAQGDEHAHDEKAGHEDHAPVPGSMTFKKVQVKRGTTDGAYTAVTFMEPVEEGAEVVVGGAFYIIAMMNTSSGHQH; from the coding sequence ATGAAAACGCAACAGATCAACAGCGCCTTCGCGCGCATCCTGTCCCGCCTCGGCGGAATCCCGCAATTCCTCCTCTTGCTCCTGCTCACCGTAGCGATCGCCTCCTGTGGCGGCGCTGCGTCCGGTGAAGAAGAAGGCCACGGTGGTCACGACGAGCACGGTGAAGAAGGTGGCAGCAAGAGCAGTGTCACCATCGAACCCGTGCAATTCGCCAACATCGAAGGCAAGCTCGGCACCGTGGAGCTCAAGGACCTGAACACCGCCCTCAAAGCCACCGGTTTCCTGAAAGTGCCGCCGCAGAACATGGCCGATATCACCGCTGCCATGGGCGGCACCGTGCGCGAAGTGCTCGTGCAGGAAGGCGATGCCGTGCGCAAAGGACAGCCCTTGGTTACGATCGCCGATCCCGCCATCATCGACCTGCAACGCGACTACATCGAAGCGAAGGCACGCCTTACGTATTCCACGGCCGACCTCGCCCGCCAGCAGGAATTGGCCGACGCCAACGTGGCCGCACGCAAGACACTGCAACAGGCCACCGCGGAGAACGCGTCGCTGAAAGCCACCGTGACCGCCAACGCCCAACTGCTGCGCATGATCAACATCGACCCCTACCGCCTCGATGCGGACGGCCTCCGCAGCTCAGCGTCCATCGTGAGCCCGATCGACGGCACCGTGGCGCACATCGGTGTGAACGTGGGCACGAAGGTGACGGGCGACGCGGCGCTGATGCGCGTGGTGAACAACGGCAAGTTGCACGTGGATGTGTTCCTGTACGAGCAGGATATCGCCAAAGTGAAAGTGGGGCAGAACATCGACCTCACGCTCACCAACCTCCCAGGGCGCACCTACACCGCCAAGGTCTTCGCCATCGGCAGCGCGTTCGAGAGCGAGACCAAGACCATCCCCGTGCATGCCGAGATTACCGGCGAACGCCAAGGGCTCATCGACGGCATGGGCGTTACCGCCCGCATCGATGTGGGCAACGCGAAAGTCACCGCCGTGCTCACCGACGCCATCGTGAACTACATGGGCGTGGACTATGTTTTCATCCGCACCGATGGTGAGGAAGCGCATGTGCACGCCGAAGAGGCCGAGCACAAGCATGCCGAAGGGGACGCACACGACCACGCCGCCGAGAACAAGGAGAGCCACGCCTCCGGCGAGGAACACGCCCATGACCATGATGCGGAACCTGCGCCCAAGGAAGAAGAGGAACAAAAACACGCGGAAGGCGAAGCCCACGACCACGCAGCGGAGAACAAGGAAAGTCACGCCCAAGGCGACGAACACGCGCATGACGAAAAAGCAGGGCACGAGGATCACGCGCCCGTGCCCGGCAGCATGACCTTCAAGAAAGTGCAAGTGAAGCGCGGCACTACGGACGGCGCCTACACCGCCGTCACCTTCATGGAACCGGTGGAAGAGGGCGCCGAAGTGGTGGTGGGCGGAGCCTTCTACATCATTGCCATGATGAATACGAGCAGTGGGCACCAGCACTAA
- a CDS encoding toprim domain-containing protein — MNIEQAKTIPIESVLRAIGAGEPVKTAWDGKDVWFHSPLRKGDSEASLVVHLQRGTWKDFGTGAGGDVIALAQAHLNGASVSDALRWLERFIGVGDEICMDELAKTTSPDIEPFVPGPAGFELLETRRLSYPPILAYINTRGIALETAQRFCSEVYYQRKGEPRERPYFGIGFPTNAPDSWEVRGLNAEFKTVIGQKEITTLYSHEEQEPHTLHVFEGFFDFLTFEETHGLRSGEAALVLNSAYLDQRGIAHIKSEKRLQGIERVLTWFDSDRTGQEVTARFASAFGDRIYGDMSPHYLDDHKDLNAAYVAAKRDGRRPSWQMRELNAPRGVTHLRL, encoded by the coding sequence ATGAACATTGAACAAGCCAAGACCATTCCCATCGAGAGCGTACTTCGCGCCATCGGGGCTGGCGAGCCGGTCAAGACTGCCTGGGACGGAAAGGATGTCTGGTTCCACTCGCCACTTCGGAAGGGCGACAGTGAGGCAAGCCTTGTTGTGCATCTACAGCGCGGCACGTGGAAAGACTTTGGTACCGGTGCTGGCGGGGATGTGATCGCGCTGGCCCAGGCGCACCTGAACGGCGCGAGCGTATCTGACGCCTTGCGTTGGCTCGAACGTTTTATCGGAGTAGGTGATGAGATATGCATGGATGAATTGGCGAAGACGACTTCACCTGACATTGAGCCGTTCGTACCAGGGCCAGCGGGTTTTGAACTCTTGGAGACACGACGGCTGAGCTATCCGCCCATCCTGGCTTATATCAACACACGAGGCATCGCACTTGAAACCGCCCAGCGCTTTTGCTCGGAGGTCTATTATCAGCGCAAAGGCGAGCCACGCGAACGGCCTTATTTCGGGATCGGCTTTCCCACCAATGCACCGGACAGTTGGGAGGTGCGCGGGCTCAACGCCGAGTTCAAGACAGTTATCGGTCAGAAGGAGATCACAACGCTGTACAGTCACGAAGAACAAGAACCCCATACGTTACATGTGTTCGAGGGGTTCTTCGACTTTCTAACGTTCGAGGAGACTCATGGGCTTCGGTCGGGTGAAGCCGCGCTTGTTCTCAACAGCGCGTACTTGGATCAGCGCGGCATCGCGCACATCAAGAGCGAAAAACGTCTTCAGGGGATTGAGCGTGTGTTGACGTGGTTCGACAGCGATCGCACCGGTCAGGAAGTCACCGCTCGCTTTGCGAGTGCCTTCGGTGATCGGATCTATGGCGACATGTCCCCGCACTACCTCGATGACCACAAGGATTTGAATGCGGCCTACGTTGCGGCCAAGAGGGACGGACGCCGACCATCCTGGCAAATGCGTGAGCTGAACGCTCCTCGCGGGGTGACTCACTTGAGACTTTAG
- a CDS encoding antirestriction protein ArdA, producing MTKLYAQPYNIDATGFYFDSLESYRQQSASLRDSYGQPVEEFEIQFIDGEDADMELFNALGIHQGDIGAFFEAIEGWDDDEKTRVAIAVGECGYDFDLDKDRPEDIDMDIYELDSLTELAEEFVENGLFGTIPDNIRNYLDMEAIACDLGVDYHETVIAGRRLVYRCA from the coding sequence ATGACCAAACTCTATGCACAACCATACAACATCGATGCAACCGGCTTCTACTTCGATAGCCTGGAAAGCTACCGGCAGCAGTCCGCAAGCCTGCGGGACTCCTATGGTCAACCCGTGGAGGAGTTCGAGATACAGTTCATCGATGGTGAAGACGCTGACATGGAACTGTTCAATGCGCTTGGCATTCACCAGGGCGACATCGGGGCGTTCTTTGAGGCGATCGAGGGCTGGGACGACGATGAGAAGACCCGCGTCGCCATCGCCGTCGGTGAATGCGGCTATGACTTCGATCTCGACAAGGATCGGCCGGAGGACATCGACATGGACATCTATGAGCTGGACTCGCTCACAGAGTTGGCGGAGGAGTTCGTCGAGAACGGACTGTTCGGAACCATCCCTGACAACATCCGCAACTACCTCGATATGGAGGCCATTGCGTGTGATCTCGGCGTGGACTACCACGAGACGGTCATCGCTGGTCGGCGCCTTGTCTATCGTTGCGCGTAG
- a CDS encoding T9SS type A sorting domain-containing protein: MNTRNLTTALAALLIAFSVRGQDCSGNTVTDIDGNVYPVVTIGTQCWMAENLRTSRYRDGSNIPNVTSNMGWTDGMFGVGAWCNYDNDPNNDAVYGKLYNWLAAGNDNLCPLGWHVPTDEEWMTLESSLGMPANELEVFDPNRGVAQNVGGKLKAITLWESPNTGATNTSGFTALPTGYRDYFMGTYLLLDTYSYLWTASLNDNGYPWSRSLGNTSPGVGRDYQNRLVGACVRCLRDGNVGVIEAQPVRFTIAPNPTRGTIVIDHAANTLPQTVTLMDATGRTLWVQNIAVTNRMTIDLSSYENGLYLLQLDFADGTKALERVVKE; the protein is encoded by the coding sequence ATGAACACACGTAACCTCACTACTGCACTAGCGGCACTACTCATCGCCTTCAGCGTTCGAGGACAAGACTGCTCCGGCAACACCGTCACCGACATCGACGGCAATGTCTATCCTGTGGTCACCATTGGCACTCAGTGCTGGATGGCCGAGAACCTTCGCACCAGCCGGTATCGAGATGGCAGCAACATACCCAACGTCACCAGCAATATGGGATGGACGGATGGGATGTTTGGCGTAGGAGCATGGTGTAACTACGATAACGACCCGAACAACGATGCCGTGTACGGCAAGCTGTACAATTGGTTGGCTGCCGGTAACGACAACCTCTGTCCGTTGGGATGGCACGTGCCCACAGATGAGGAATGGATGACGTTGGAGTCGTCTTTAGGCATGCCCGCGAATGAGCTGGAGGTCTTTGACCCCAACCGGGGCGTCGCTCAGAACGTCGGCGGCAAGCTGAAGGCCATCACCTTGTGGGAAAGTCCCAATACGGGCGCAACGAATACGAGTGGCTTCACGGCCCTCCCTACCGGCTACCGCGACTACTTCATGGGAACCTATCTCCTTCTGGACACTTACAGTTACCTGTGGACCGCATCATTGAACGACAACGGCTATCCGTGGAGTCGCAGCTTGGGTAACACCAGTCCTGGCGTTGGACGAGACTACCAGAACCGGCTTGTTGGGGCTTGTGTCCGTTGTCTGCGTGATGGGAATGTGGGCGTGATCGAGGCGCAGCCTGTGCGCTTCACCATCGCGCCCAACCCGACGCGAGGAACAATCGTGATTGACCATGCGGCCAACACGTTGCCCCAGACCGTAACTCTAATGGATGCTACCGGTCGAACGCTGTGGGTGCAGAACATTGCTGTCACCAACCGCATGACTATTGATCTGAGCAGCTACGAGAATGGTCTCTACTTGCTGCAGTTGGACTTCGCCGATGGCACGAAAGCACTGGAGCGCGTGGTGAAGGAGTAA
- a CDS encoding integrase — MTFLLKRGTRYYYNRRVPDIFRHLDRRDTVRVSLRTDSRAHAWRKAVALNDEVEAYWQSLINETLLHDASRFGKIVLVAHQLGFSYQPMSAVATLPLQQLVERVLATRDASPKQVEALLGGKEAPLLPLSKVLDKYWELAKDKIAGKSLDQVRKWRRPRARVIDRFIRLTGDKELKDVTRDDVLSFRDWWLERIRTEDQNALSANKEFIHLKGILELVSEHYKVGLDVPHLFKKVKLATRFKKQRLPFTTEQIITMLHSDKLYDMNKELRWFLLSAAETGARPSELTGLMPEDIRLNAPVPHITITDRKERTLKNAHSERVIPLVGYALAAFRACPQGFPRYRDKTDNLSNAANKFLRQNGLLPSAQHSVYSFRHSFQDRILGINAPDRVQAELMGHRFNRPKYGNGPSLEQKKEWMDRVCLMQPNQVS, encoded by the coding sequence ATGACCTTTCTTCTCAAGCGCGGCACACGCTACTACTACAACCGTCGGGTTCCCGACATCTTCCGCCATCTCGACCGACGCGACACGGTGCGCGTCTCGCTCCGTACCGACAGCCGCGCACACGCGTGGCGCAAGGCGGTCGCGCTCAACGATGAGGTGGAAGCCTATTGGCAGAGCCTCATCAACGAAACTCTGTTGCACGACGCCAGCCGCTTCGGCAAGATCGTGCTTGTCGCGCATCAGCTTGGTTTCAGTTACCAGCCTATGTCGGCAGTTGCCACTCTGCCTCTGCAACAGCTTGTTGAGCGCGTACTGGCGACGAGGGACGCATCACCCAAGCAAGTTGAGGCTTTGTTGGGTGGCAAAGAAGCTCCACTCCTACCCCTTAGCAAAGTGCTGGACAAGTATTGGGAGTTGGCCAAGGACAAGATCGCTGGCAAGTCTCTCGACCAGGTGCGCAAGTGGCGTCGACCACGTGCCCGCGTCATTGATCGTTTCATCCGGCTAACGGGCGACAAGGAGCTGAAGGATGTCACCCGAGATGACGTGCTTTCCTTCCGAGATTGGTGGCTGGAGCGCATTCGCACCGAAGATCAGAACGCGCTGAGCGCGAACAAGGAGTTCATTCATCTGAAGGGCATCCTAGAACTGGTGTCGGAACACTACAAGGTTGGGTTGGACGTCCCGCACCTCTTCAAGAAGGTCAAGCTCGCCACACGCTTCAAGAAACAGAGATTGCCGTTCACTACGGAGCAGATCATAACCATGCTGCACAGCGACAAGCTCTATGACATGAACAAGGAGCTACGCTGGTTCTTGCTTTCTGCAGCGGAGACCGGCGCGCGACCATCCGAGCTTACCGGACTGATGCCGGAAGACATACGGCTCAACGCGCCGGTGCCGCATATCACCATCACTGACCGTAAGGAGCGTACGCTGAAGAACGCGCATAGCGAGCGCGTGATCCCATTGGTCGGGTACGCACTTGCGGCGTTCAGGGCTTGTCCGCAAGGTTTCCCGCGCTATCGCGACAAGACGGACAATCTGAGCAACGCCGCAAACAAGTTCCTGCGGCAGAACGGGCTGCTTCCTTCCGCGCAGCACTCGGTGTACTCGTTCCGTCATAGCTTCCAGGACAGGATACTTGGAATCAACGCGCCCGACCGTGTGCAAGCGGAACTGATGGGTCACAGGTTCAACCGACCCAAATACGGCAACGGCCCCAGCTTGGAGCAGAAGAAGGAATGGATGGACAGGGTTTGCTTGATGCAACCGAACCAGGTCAGCTAA
- a CDS encoding CusA/CzcA family heavy metal efflux RND transporter translates to MIDKVIKFSIHNKAIIGLFTLVLVLYGAYSLTQLPIDAVPDITNNQVQVITTTPTLAAQEVEQFVTSPIERAMASLPDLVEIRSISRFGLSIVTIVFDEDVDTYFARTLVDQRLGDAAKLIPPGVGEPVLAPVSTGLGEIYQYVLHADDSTTKTFTASELREIQDWIVSRQLIGTPGVAEVNSFGGEVKQYEVAVDPKRLQSMDVTIADVFTALENNNENTGGAYIDKRPNAYSIRGAGLLTSLDDIRKVVVKTPENGVPLLIGDVATVGFGSAPRYGAMTRNGEGEVVGGTVMMLKGGNSAAVVEAIEARIPTVQKALPEGVVIEPYLVRSSLVKRAIDTVKTNLIEGALIVIFVLVLFLGNWRAGLIVASVIPLCMLFAIILMNAFGVSGNLMSLGAIDFGLIVDGAVIIVEATLHHLHSRFKGRILSREEMDREVFNSASRIRSSASFGEIIILIVYIPILTLVGIEGKMFRPMAITVSFAILGALLLSLTYVPMMCALFLPRNTQHTRNFSDRMMDRFQKWYDPFIAFALRNRLKTIGVAVALFIGSIFLFSRMGGEFIPTLEEGDFAFHSILPQGSSLSQSIANNAKVERILMKFPEVKEVVGRTGSAEIPTDPMPPEATDLMIILKEKDEWVTAHDRESLQDTMMKALRELPGVFYESTQPIQMRFNELMTGIRQDVAVKIYGENMDTLAAYAERMSAIVAEVQGAGEPQVEKVAGLPQITVTYDRARVAQYGLNIRDLNSTLRTAFAGESTGAIYENERRFDLVVRMAEQQRQSIDDVRELFVALPRGGQIQLQQVANIELINGPAQISRENAKRRIVIGVNVRGRDVQSFVEELDRRIVADVKLPAGYYYTFGGTFENLQAASKRLMVAVPVALLLIFMLLFFTFNSVKRALLIYTAIPMSAIGGVVALLLRDMPFSISAGVGFIALFGVAVLNGIVLIGTFDQLEKEGITDLKERVLKGTRIRLRPVLMTAAVASLGFLPMALSGSSGAEVQRPLATVVIGGLITATALTLLVLPVLYLLFMSAGKKRKDDDGGTAKAPLIVASLLLLFAGGSVTAQNQVPMDTVIARALRTHPSMTAAELGVQEQDALRKTAFNLQPLNAQFMQGQIQGPYRTDINLQATTGFAFPTTIARRSTYLKESLRLAENEKLNTSAYVKESAGGAYLQWAMGLEQVRILQQLDSAYSSMAAFATKRFELGETGRLEKTSAQSRAEHVKVRLRQAQADLQAYQAEVERWTGALNGAAPITGELLNTARTPDPGGGSDPLLLSMEQRTQVAEAEWKLQRSQWAPSLQGGGFYQTFDGKSPFSGYLIGASLPLPGSGQGGRTKAARLRSEIATQELEAARRQRTSERASTQAQLAQLRESLAYYESTGAALAETLRDDAQRAYTAGEADYFQFTQGIEQAFQLNAEHLRVRYELALTVLHLRALNGL, encoded by the coding sequence ATGATCGACAAGGTCATCAAGTTCTCCATCCACAACAAGGCCATCATCGGGCTCTTCACGCTCGTGCTGGTGCTCTACGGCGCGTATTCGCTCACGCAGCTACCCATCGATGCCGTGCCCGACATCACCAACAACCAGGTGCAGGTGATCACCACCACCCCTACGCTGGCCGCGCAGGAGGTGGAGCAGTTCGTTACCTCGCCCATCGAGCGCGCCATGGCCAGTTTGCCCGATCTGGTGGAGATCCGCTCCATCAGCCGCTTCGGCCTCAGCATCGTCACCATCGTGTTCGATGAGGACGTGGACACCTACTTCGCGCGAACGCTCGTGGACCAGCGCCTCGGCGATGCGGCCAAGCTGATACCGCCCGGGGTGGGCGAACCTGTGCTCGCACCGGTGAGCACAGGGCTGGGGGAGATCTACCAGTACGTGCTGCACGCTGATGACAGCACCACCAAGACATTCACCGCCTCCGAGCTGCGCGAGATCCAGGACTGGATCGTATCGCGGCAGTTGATCGGCACACCGGGCGTGGCCGAGGTGAACAGTTTCGGTGGCGAGGTGAAACAGTACGAGGTGGCTGTGGATCCCAAGCGCTTGCAAAGCATGGATGTCACCATCGCTGATGTGTTCACGGCCTTGGAGAACAACAACGAGAACACCGGTGGCGCTTACATCGACAAGCGGCCCAATGCCTACTCCATCCGTGGTGCAGGGCTGCTCACCTCGCTGGACGATATCCGCAAGGTGGTGGTGAAGACCCCGGAGAACGGGGTGCCACTGCTCATCGGCGATGTGGCCACCGTAGGCTTCGGCAGCGCACCACGCTACGGTGCCATGACGCGCAATGGCGAAGGCGAAGTAGTGGGCGGCACGGTGATGATGCTCAAAGGAGGAAACAGCGCCGCCGTGGTGGAAGCCATCGAAGCGCGCATCCCTACCGTGCAGAAGGCATTGCCCGAAGGTGTTGTGATCGAACCGTACCTCGTGCGCAGTTCACTGGTGAAACGGGCGATCGATACGGTGAAGACCAACTTGATCGAGGGGGCCTTGATCGTGATCTTCGTGCTGGTGCTCTTCCTGGGCAACTGGCGCGCGGGCCTCATCGTGGCCAGCGTGATCCCGCTGTGCATGCTCTTCGCGATCATCCTCATGAACGCGTTCGGCGTGAGCGGCAATTTGATGTCGCTCGGTGCCATCGACTTCGGCTTGATCGTGGACGGCGCGGTGATCATCGTGGAAGCCACCTTGCATCACCTGCATTCGCGCTTCAAAGGGCGGATCCTCAGTCGCGAGGAAATGGACCGCGAGGTGTTCAACAGTGCCAGCCGCATCCGGAGCAGTGCTTCGTTCGGGGAGATCATCATCCTCATCGTGTACATCCCCATCCTTACGCTGGTCGGCATCGAAGGCAAGATGTTCCGCCCAATGGCCATCACCGTGAGCTTCGCCATCCTCGGTGCGCTGCTGCTGAGCCTCACCTACGTGCCCATGATGTGCGCGCTCTTCCTGCCGCGCAACACCCAGCATACGCGCAACTTCAGCGACCGCATGATGGACCGTTTCCAGAAGTGGTACGACCCCTTCATCGCCTTCGCATTGCGCAACCGCTTGAAGACCATCGGCGTGGCCGTGGCGCTCTTCATCGGCTCGATCTTCCTGTTCTCGCGCATGGGCGGGGAATTCATACCCACCTTGGAGGAAGGGGACTTCGCCTTCCACAGCATCCTGCCACAAGGCTCCTCGCTCAGCCAGAGCATCGCGAACAATGCCAAGGTGGAGCGGATCCTGATGAAATTCCCGGAAGTGAAGGAAGTCGTGGGCCGCACGGGAAGCGCCGAGATCCCGACGGACCCCATGCCGCCGGAGGCCACGGACCTCATGATCATCCTGAAGGAAAAGGATGAATGGGTAACGGCGCACGACCGCGAATCGCTGCAGGACACCATGATGAAGGCCCTGCGCGAACTGCCCGGTGTGTTCTACGAAAGCACACAACCCATCCAGATGCGCTTCAACGAACTGATGACCGGCATACGCCAGGACGTGGCCGTGAAGATCTACGGCGAGAACATGGACACGCTGGCGGCCTACGCCGAACGCATGAGCGCGATCGTGGCCGAAGTGCAAGGCGCGGGCGAGCCCCAAGTGGAGAAAGTCGCCGGTCTTCCGCAGATCACCGTTACCTATGACCGGGCGCGCGTGGCGCAATACGGCCTCAACATCCGCGACCTCAACAGCACCCTGCGAACGGCCTTCGCCGGTGAGAGCACCGGTGCCATCTACGAGAACGAACGCCGTTTCGACCTGGTCGTGCGGATGGCCGAACAGCAGCGCCAGAGCATCGACGATGTGCGCGAACTCTTCGTGGCGCTCCCGCGTGGTGGCCAGATCCAACTGCAACAGGTGGCCAACATCGAACTGATCAACGGCCCTGCGCAGATCAGCCGTGAGAACGCCAAGCGGCGCATCGTGATCGGCGTGAACGTGCGCGGCCGCGATGTGCAGAGTTTCGTGGAGGAACTGGATCGCCGCATCGTTGCTGATGTGAAGTTGCCAGCGGGCTACTACTACACCTTCGGCGGTACGTTCGAGAACTTGCAAGCAGCGAGCAAACGCTTGATGGTGGCCGTTCCCGTGGCGCTGCTGCTCATCTTCATGCTCCTCTTCTTCACCTTCAACAGCGTGAAACGCGCGCTGCTGATCTACACGGCCATTCCCATGAGCGCCATCGGTGGCGTGGTGGCCTTGCTGCTCCGCGATATGCCCTTCAGCATCAGTGCGGGCGTGGGCTTCATCGCGCTGTTCGGTGTGGCGGTGCTCAACGGTATTGTGCTCATCGGCACCTTCGATCAACTGGAGAAGGAAGGCATCACCGACCTGAAGGAACGCGTGCTTAAAGGCACACGCATCCGCCTGCGTCCTGTGCTGATGACCGCCGCTGTGGCCTCCTTGGGTTTCCTGCCCATGGCCCTGAGCGGAAGTTCCGGTGCCGAGGTGCAACGCCCCTTGGCCACCGTGGTGATCGGTGGACTGATCACGGCGACGGCCCTGACCTTGTTGGTATTGCCGGTGCTGTACCTGCTCTTCATGAGCGCTGGAAAGAAGCGCAAGGATGATGACGGTGGCACGGCGAAAGCCCCGCTGATCGTTGCCTCGTTGCTGCTGTTGTTCGCTGGCGGAAGTGTTACCGCACAGAACCAAGTGCCCATGGATACGGTGATCGCACGCGCGTTGCGCACGCATCCGAGCATGACCGCTGCTGAACTCGGCGTGCAGGAACAGGATGCCTTGCGTAAGACGGCCTTCAACCTGCAACCGCTGAACGCGCAGTTCATGCAGGGGCAGATCCAAGGGCCGTACCGCACGGACATCAACCTACAAGCCACCACGGGCTTCGCCTTCCCCACCACCATCGCGCGGCGTTCCACCTATTTGAAGGAAAGCCTGCGACTGGCGGAGAACGAAAAGTTGAACACATCGGCCTACGTGAAGGAGAGCGCTGGCGGTGCTTACTTGCAATGGGCCATGGGCTTGGAGCAAGTGCGCATCCTGCAACAGCTCGATAGCGCGTACTCCTCCATGGCCGCGTTCGCCACGAAACGTTTCGAGCTCGGTGAGACCGGTCGCCTGGAAAAGACCAGCGCACAAAGTCGCGCCGAACATGTGAAGGTGCGTTTGCGCCAGGCCCAGGCCGACCTGCAAGCCTACCAGGCCGAAGTGGAACGCTGGACCGGCGCGCTCAACGGCGCAGCACCGATCACCGGTGAATTGCTCAACACTGCACGCACGCCCGATCCCGGCGGAGGCAGCGATCCACTGCTGCTATCCATGGAACAACGCACGCAAGTGGCCGAGGCCGAATGGAAATTGCAACGCAGCCAATGGGCACCCAGCTTGCAAGGCGGCGGCTTCTACCAGACCTTCGATGGCAAATCGCCCTTCAGCGGTTACTTGATCGGCGCATCGCTTCCCTTGCCCGGCAGCGGACAAGGCGGTCGCACCAAGGCCGCGCGCCTGCGCAGCGAGATCGCCACGCAGGAACTGGAAGCCGCACGCCGCCAACGCACCAGCGAACGCGCCAGCACGCAAGCGCAACTCGCACAACTGCGCGAGAGCCTCGCGTACTACGAGAGCACCGGCGCTGCCTTGGCGGAAACCTTGCGCGATGATGCGCAACGGGCCTACACCGCTGGCGAAGCCGACTACTTCCAATTCACCCAAGGCATCGAGCAGGCCTTCCAACTCAACGCCGAGCATCTGCGCGTGCGTTACGAGCTCGCCCTCACCGTCCTCCACCTCCGTGCCCTCAACGGCCTCTAA